One Brevibacterium spongiae DNA segment encodes these proteins:
- the rpsB gene encoding 30S ribosomal protein S2: protein MAVVTIRQLLDSGVHFGHQTRRWNPKMKRFIFTERNGIYIIDLQKSLGYIDNAFEFIKETVSHGGSILFVGTKKQAQESIAEQAKRVGQPFVNQRWLGGMLTNFQTISMRLRRLKELEEIDFDDVAGSSHTKKELLILRREKDKLEKTLGGIRDMQRTPSAVWIVDTKKEHLAVDEAKKLGIPVIGILDTNCDPDDVTYPIPGNDDAIRSVSLLTRVVADAVAEGLIARHSSDEQSGEKNVSAVEPMPEWERELLEGKTDEKPAEAATESAEAAPAAEEAPAAEAETAAEEAPAAEAETAEAAPAAEAADSTESTES from the coding sequence ATGGCCGTCGTCACCATCCGCCAGCTGCTCGACAGCGGCGTTCACTTTGGACACCAGACCCGTCGTTGGAACCCGAAGATGAAGCGCTTCATCTTCACCGAGCGCAACGGCATCTACATCATCGACCTGCAGAAGTCGCTGGGCTACATCGACAACGCCTTCGAATTCATCAAGGAAACCGTCTCGCACGGCGGTTCGATCCTGTTCGTCGGCACCAAGAAGCAGGCCCAGGAATCCATCGCCGAACAGGCGAAGCGCGTGGGTCAGCCCTTCGTCAACCAGCGTTGGCTCGGCGGTATGCTCACGAACTTCCAGACCATCTCGATGCGTCTGCGCCGCCTCAAGGAACTCGAAGAGATCGACTTCGACGACGTTGCAGGTTCCTCGCACACCAAGAAGGAACTGCTCATCCTGCGCCGCGAGAAGGACAAGCTCGAGAAGACCCTCGGCGGTATCCGCGACATGCAGCGCACCCCGTCGGCCGTCTGGATCGTCGACACCAAGAAGGAACACCTCGCCGTCGACGAAGCCAAGAAGCTGGGCATCCCGGTCATCGGCATCCTCGACACCAACTGCGATCCCGACGACGTCACCTACCCGATCCCGGGCAACGATGACGCCATCCGCTCGGTCTCGCTGCTGACCCGCGTGGTCGCCGACGCCGTGGCCGAGGGCCTCATCGCCCGCCACTCCTCGGACGAGCAGTCCGGTGAGAAGAACGTCTCCGCCGTCGAGCCCATGCCCGAATGGGAGCGCGAGCTGCTCGAAGGCAAGACCGACGAGAAGCCCGCCGAGGCTGCTACCGAGTCCGCTGAAGCCGCTCCGGCCGCCGAGGAAGCTCCGGCCGCCGAAGCTGAGACCGCTGCTGAGGAAGCTCCCGCCGCTGAGGCCGAGACTGCCGAAGCCGCTCCGGCTGCTGAAGCTGCCGACTCCACCGAGTCGACCGAGTCCTGA
- a CDS encoding peptidoglycan DD-metalloendopeptidase family protein gives MDLFAQGRFHLFSAAVLAVALVFGGAAPEASAAGAASTTAPKNWVTPVPAMEIITAFDPPDKPWLKGHRGIDVLAEEGEPLRAPTAGEVRFAGTVAGTATLSVLTDSGHVLSFQPATTSLKKGETFSAGERIGTVGAGGHCERSSLHIGAWPADSDKRYIDPGELFGQEQSLLLPLSRKPAEEPKGGGGGSATSGAGAWGGHSNGRIPASAMCQLKSAPGQMLRCDAQAAFDRMSQAFEARFGSPISVTDAYRDYATQVILKKRKGRMAATPGTSNHGWALAVDLGSGINSFGTAQHQWMRANGPKFGWIHPGWARQSGSLPEAWHWEFRR, from the coding sequence ATGGATCTCTTTGCGCAAGGCCGGTTCCACCTGTTCTCTGCTGCGGTTCTCGCAGTGGCGCTCGTGTTCGGGGGCGCCGCCCCGGAGGCGAGCGCCGCCGGTGCTGCGTCGACGACCGCGCCGAAGAATTGGGTCACCCCAGTGCCGGCGATGGAGATCATCACGGCATTCGACCCTCCGGACAAGCCCTGGCTGAAAGGGCACCGTGGAATCGATGTTCTTGCCGAGGAAGGCGAGCCGCTGCGAGCGCCTACGGCAGGTGAGGTCCGTTTCGCAGGCACGGTTGCCGGCACCGCGACTCTCAGCGTGCTCACCGACTCCGGGCATGTGCTCTCGTTCCAACCGGCGACGACATCCCTGAAGAAGGGTGAGACATTCTCGGCCGGCGAGCGCATCGGCACAGTCGGCGCCGGGGGCCACTGTGAACGGTCCAGTCTGCATATCGGTGCGTGGCCGGCCGACTCCGACAAGCGCTATATCGATCCGGGCGAGCTCTTCGGGCAGGAGCAGTCGCTGCTGCTGCCACTGTCGCGGAAGCCCGCCGAAGAGCCGAAAGGAGGAGGCGGGGGTTCCGCGACGTCGGGAGCGGGAGCCTGGGGTGGGCACAGCAACGGCAGGATCCCAGCCTCCGCGATGTGTCAGTTGAAGTCGGCTCCCGGTCAGATGCTGCGCTGTGATGCGCAGGCTGCCTTCGATCGGATGTCGCAGGCGTTCGAAGCGCGGTTCGGGTCCCCGATCTCCGTCACCGATGCCTACCGTGACTATGCCACGCAGGTGATCCTCAAGAAGCGCAAAGGGCGGATGGCGGCGACTCCGGGCACGTCGAACCATGGATGGGCGCTGGCGGTCGACCTCGGCAGCGGCATCAATTCCTTCGGCACTGCTCAGCATCAGTGGATGCGGGCCAATGGTCCGAAGTTCGGGTGGATCCATCCCGGGTGGGCGAGGCAGTCAGGGTCGCTGCCCGAGGCCTGGCACTGGGAGTTCCGCAGATAG
- a CDS encoding tyrosine recombinase XerC yields the protein MSTPSTVAEVVAGYADHLRSRDVSEHTARAYVSDVADFLDHAVHSMKIRRGSKGDTASDSQGHQRQRIDLTSIELDDLRSWLIALDDAGAAKSTVARKIAAVRSFFSFGVNNLGLPNNPAARLRTPKKDSRLPTVLKPQQAAALISAAEDAATDDAADEPVGTVDNDPLEAAKRLRDAAILEMLYATAVRVSELTGLDRADVDHRKAMITVLGKGNKERRVPFGAPAQTALNDWLAARDLFAGPNSADALFLGVRGGRIGARQVRELVHRYGSTDPSAPDIGPHGLRHSAATHMLDRGADLRQIQELLGHSTMSSTQIYTHVSMQRLQETYRRAHPRA from the coding sequence GTGAGCACACCGTCGACCGTCGCCGAGGTGGTAGCAGGCTATGCCGACCACCTGAGATCCCGCGACGTCTCCGAGCACACAGCTCGCGCCTATGTCTCCGACGTCGCCGACTTCCTCGACCACGCGGTCCACTCGATGAAGATCCGTCGCGGGTCCAAGGGCGACACGGCCTCCGATTCGCAGGGGCACCAGAGGCAGCGGATCGACCTGACCTCCATCGAACTCGACGACCTGCGGTCGTGGCTGATCGCTCTCGACGATGCCGGTGCAGCGAAGTCGACGGTGGCGCGCAAGATCGCCGCTGTCCGGTCCTTCTTCTCATTTGGAGTCAACAACCTGGGACTGCCCAACAACCCTGCGGCACGGCTGCGGACACCGAAGAAGGACTCCCGCCTGCCCACCGTGCTCAAACCCCAACAGGCCGCCGCGCTCATCTCCGCCGCCGAAGATGCTGCCACCGACGATGCTGCTGACGAGCCTGTGGGCACGGTTGACAACGATCCGCTTGAGGCAGCCAAACGCCTCCGCGATGCCGCGATCCTCGAAATGCTCTACGCCACCGCGGTGCGCGTCTCCGAGCTCACCGGACTCGACCGCGCTGATGTCGACCATCGCAAAGCGATGATCACCGTGCTCGGCAAGGGCAACAAGGAACGCCGAGTGCCGTTCGGCGCACCGGCCCAGACGGCGCTCAACGACTGGCTTGCCGCCCGTGACCTCTTCGCCGGCCCCAACAGCGCAGACGCACTGTTCCTCGGGGTCCGCGGAGGACGGATAGGAGCTCGCCAGGTCCGCGAGCTCGTCCATCGCTACGGCTCCACCGACCCGAGCGCACCGGACATCGGACCCCACGGGCTGCGGCACTCGGCTGCCACACACATGCTCGACCGCGGCGCCGACCTCAGACAGATCCAGGAGCTGCTCGGCCATTCGACGATGAGCAGCACCCAGATCTACACCCACGTCTCGATGCAGCGTCTGCAGGAGACCTACCGCAGGGCCCACCCTCGCGCCTGA
- the dprA gene encoding DNA-processing protein DprA, whose amino-acid sequence MTVQTTDEIRAAIAALLRIGEPGDGLLRRLVDDIGPVATRAILTAVGRGETTADEAMAGLSSTGAEAATHGQMHDAIERWAVRAGDDDAADDGRDLENIARLGGRLVIPGDEEWPTLLEDLGPASPLGLWVRGAAGLNVVLSRTVAVVGARAASSYGTKCASDLAWDLAARGITVVSGGAFGIDAAAHRAAIAREAPTVAFMAGGVDRFYPAANAELFEQILATGAIVSETAPGMTPMRHRFLLRNRLIAASAQVSVIVEAGWRSGALNTARHALELSRQVAAFPGSVYSASSTGAHRLVREHEAELVTCSDDVIALMDDEAPALFDAAGDALTGSDADSSGERGSAARPDPLEGLDEREKICLNALTTSKPLDVGTIASRAGLTIADALNALTALDLAGVAERRDTGWMKLRTPHRTRG is encoded by the coding sequence ATGACCGTGCAGACGACTGATGAGATCCGCGCGGCCATCGCCGCCCTGCTGCGCATCGGCGAACCGGGAGACGGCCTGCTCAGGCGGCTTGTCGACGACATCGGACCGGTGGCCACGCGAGCGATCCTCACTGCAGTCGGCCGTGGCGAGACGACCGCGGACGAGGCCATGGCGGGGCTGAGCTCCACCGGCGCCGAGGCGGCCACCCACGGGCAGATGCACGACGCCATCGAACGGTGGGCAGTCCGGGCAGGAGACGATGATGCCGCCGATGACGGTCGCGACCTTGAGAACATCGCCCGACTCGGGGGCAGGCTCGTCATCCCCGGTGACGAGGAATGGCCGACCCTGCTCGAGGACCTTGGTCCCGCTTCACCACTGGGACTCTGGGTGAGGGGCGCCGCCGGCCTCAACGTCGTCCTCTCCCGCACCGTCGCCGTCGTCGGAGCCCGGGCGGCCAGCAGCTACGGCACCAAATGTGCATCCGACCTCGCATGGGATCTCGCGGCACGCGGCATCACCGTCGTCTCCGGGGGAGCGTTCGGCATCGACGCCGCCGCACATCGCGCGGCCATCGCCCGCGAAGCACCGACGGTCGCATTCATGGCCGGGGGAGTCGACCGCTTCTATCCGGCGGCGAACGCCGAGCTGTTCGAGCAGATCCTCGCCACCGGTGCGATCGTGTCCGAGACCGCCCCGGGAATGACCCCGATGCGCCACCGGTTCCTGCTGCGCAATCGGCTCATCGCCGCCTCGGCGCAGGTGAGCGTCATCGTCGAAGCCGGATGGCGCAGCGGTGCACTGAACACCGCCAGGCATGCTCTCGAACTCTCCCGCCAGGTCGCAGCGTTCCCCGGATCCGTGTATTCGGCGTCCTCGACCGGTGCTCACCGACTCGTACGCGAACATGAGGCTGAACTCGTCACCTGCAGCGATGATGTCATCGCGCTCATGGACGACGAGGCACCGGCACTCTTCGACGCCGCCGGAGACGCCCTGACGGGGTCCGATGCCGACAGCAGTGGGGAGCGTGGTTCTGCTGCACGGCCCGACCCCTTGGAAGGTCTCGATGAGCGGGAGAAGATCTGCCTCAACGCGCTGACCACATCGAAACCCCTCGACGTCGGCACGATCGCCTCCCGGGCGGGACTGACGATCGCAGATGCGCTCAACGCCCTGACCGCCCTCGACCTCGCGGGTGTGGCCGAACGACGTGACACGGGGTGGATGAAGCTTCGCACACCGCACCGTACTCGTGGGTAG
- a CDS encoding YifB family Mg chelatase-like AAA ATPase: MSDEAAAAAPEESDCAGSGDSVSDYVGPELGLSESAGAETASHVIGRASAVALWGLSGKVVSIEAGVSAGLPGIDIVGLPDVSVSESRKRLRSALAYLGTPVASQHLTINLTPGTVPKVGTGFDLGIAVAVLKALGKISSEDTGDVIHCGEIGLDGRIRPVTGVLPCLHSGVQAGFERFVVPVGNAAEAGLVGRARVLSVASLADVVNAYGGSMAVPPLPPVLDMDRPVSIAPDLHDLAEVQGQAEGRFGLEVAAAGGHNLLMRGTPGAGKTLLAQCLPGILPPLDDDEAVEVATVRSLRGELDGSDGLDHRPPFEAPHHRSTVSALIGGRRPGTVGVLSRAHRGVLFMDEAPEFSRDVLEALRQPMESRRVHIHRAWGSMVLPAAFQLIMAANPCPCGVGMVGSGADCRCTPMDKRRYRNRLSGPLLDRVDLQLELFPVSPADLRLGGGQETSRTVAARVGEARRRQAERFADCTWRLNAEAPGPWLREHFALTPTALSDLDRALDTGRITMRGYDRVLRVATTLADLAGKSAPDPDTLRTALALRTQES; this comes from the coding sequence ATGAGCGACGAGGCTGCCGCAGCCGCACCAGAGGAGTCGGACTGCGCGGGTTCGGGTGACTCGGTTTCGGACTATGTGGGTCCGGAACTCGGGCTATCTGAATCGGCCGGTGCGGAGACCGCTTCTCACGTGATCGGGCGGGCCTCGGCGGTGGCTCTCTGGGGACTGAGCGGAAAGGTCGTATCGATCGAGGCAGGCGTCAGCGCCGGCCTGCCCGGCATCGACATCGTGGGGCTGCCCGACGTCTCCGTGAGCGAATCCCGCAAACGCCTGCGTTCGGCTCTGGCCTACCTCGGCACTCCCGTGGCCAGCCAGCACCTGACGATCAATCTCACTCCCGGCACCGTGCCGAAAGTCGGCACCGGATTCGACCTCGGCATCGCCGTCGCCGTGCTGAAAGCCTTGGGAAAGATCTCCTCCGAGGACACCGGTGATGTCATCCATTGCGGTGAGATCGGTCTCGACGGTCGGATCCGCCCCGTCACCGGAGTGCTGCCGTGCCTGCACTCCGGTGTGCAGGCAGGATTCGAACGGTTCGTCGTTCCTGTCGGAAACGCTGCTGAAGCCGGCTTGGTCGGGCGTGCTCGTGTTCTGTCGGTGGCGTCCCTCGCCGATGTCGTCAACGCCTACGGCGGATCGATGGCGGTACCGCCGCTGCCCCCTGTCCTCGACATGGACAGGCCCGTGTCCATCGCACCAGATCTCCATGATCTTGCTGAGGTCCAAGGCCAGGCCGAAGGTCGCTTCGGACTCGAAGTCGCAGCCGCCGGGGGACACAACCTGCTCATGCGCGGCACACCCGGAGCCGGCAAGACGCTGCTCGCCCAATGCCTGCCCGGCATTCTGCCTCCGCTCGATGACGATGAAGCCGTCGAAGTCGCCACTGTCCGATCCCTGCGCGGTGAACTCGACGGCAGCGACGGACTCGACCACCGGCCCCCGTTCGAAGCTCCCCATCACCGCAGCACCGTCTCGGCGCTCATCGGGGGACGCAGGCCGGGAACGGTCGGTGTCTTGAGCCGCGCCCACCGCGGGGTGCTGTTCATGGACGAAGCTCCCGAGTTCTCCCGTGACGTCCTCGAAGCGCTGCGGCAGCCGATGGAATCCCGTCGTGTCCACATCCACCGGGCGTGGGGATCCATGGTGCTGCCGGCAGCCTTCCAGCTCATCATGGCCGCGAACCCGTGCCCCTGTGGTGTCGGAATGGTCGGGTCCGGCGCCGACTGCCGGTGCACGCCGATGGACAAACGCCGCTATCGCAACAGACTCTCCGGTCCGCTGCTCGACCGCGTCGACCTACAGCTCGAGCTCTTCCCCGTCTCACCGGCGGACCTGCGCCTCGGGGGCGGTCAGGAGACGAGCCGGACCGTGGCCGCGCGCGTGGGGGAGGCCCGCCGACGTCAGGCCGAGCGCTTTGCCGACTGCACGTGGCGGCTCAACGCCGAAGCCCCCGGCCCGTGGCTGCGTGAGCACTTCGCACTGACACCGACAGCGCTGTCCGACCTCGACCGGGCACTGGACACCGGACGGATCACGATGCGCGGATATGACCGGGTGCTGCGGGTCGCGACCACTCTGGCCGACCTCGCAGGAAAGTCGGCACCTGACCCCGATACGTTGAGAACGGCGCTCGCCCTGAGGACACAGGAATCATGA
- a CDS encoding YraN family protein has protein sequence MGQTRTTGSKRTVRGMRKQALGDRGEDLAAAYLEQAGLRILERNFRAPRGELDIIARDGDIAVFVEVKTRRTAALGSPLEAITPTKLARIRTLAGIWLRGQNEYFPATRIDALGIIIEPRIQYFHCPNVQVDS, from the coding sequence ATGGGACAGACACGGACAACCGGCAGCAAGCGCACCGTGAGAGGCATGCGCAAACAGGCTCTGGGCGACAGGGGAGAAGACCTCGCTGCGGCCTACCTCGAACAGGCAGGGCTGCGCATCCTCGAACGGAACTTCCGCGCTCCTCGCGGCGAACTCGATATCATCGCCCGAGACGGTGACATCGCCGTGTTCGTCGAGGTCAAGACCCGCCGTACGGCCGCGCTCGGATCACCGCTCGAAGCCATCACACCGACGAAGCTCGCCCGCATCCGCACCCTGGCCGGAATCTGGCTGCGTGGCCAGAACGAATACTTTCCGGCCACCCGCATCGACGCTCTCGGCATCATCATCGAACCGAGAATCCAATACTTCCACTGCCCGAACGTCCAGGTCGACTCATGA
- a CDS encoding DUF2469 domain-containing protein, which produces MSADDLDDYEAQLELQLYKEYRDVVGLFAYVVETERRFYLANHVDLKAHNDAGDVYFELTLRDAWVWDSYRSARFIKTVHVLTFKDVNIEEISKSDLEPPTSIRG; this is translated from the coding sequence ATGAGCGCCGATGATCTGGACGACTATGAGGCTCAGCTCGAGCTCCAGCTGTACAAGGAATACCGTGACGTCGTCGGCCTCTTCGCCTATGTCGTCGAGACCGAACGCCGCTTCTATCTCGCCAACCACGTCGACCTCAAGGCACACAACGATGCCGGCGACGTGTACTTCGAACTCACCCTGCGTGATGCGTGGGTGTGGGACAGCTACCGTTCGGCCCGCTTCATCAAGACCGTGCACGTGCTGACCTTCAAAGACGTCAACATCGAGGAGATCTCGAAATCCGATCTCGAACCCCCGACGTCGATCCGGGGCTGA
- a CDS encoding ribonuclease HII: protein MAARGLTDLSVESGLLSEGFDFVIGVDEVGRGALAGPVSVGVALFDLRVLTSAEVPAGIHDSKQLSARSRQDATDRVRSWAAAAAVGSTSPAELDEIGMTMALNLAGRRAFLSMLEEWAGVFPARTMILLDGRHDWLSAPLTLDCLGIFGDCADLELPPVRTVIKGDGSVPAIAAASIVAKVTRDETMVALAADHPHYGWESNVGYGTATHRQGIVDVGPSIHHRRSFRLHADSEGRARDERR, encoded by the coding sequence ATGGCAGCTCGCGGACTGACCGACCTCAGCGTCGAAAGCGGATTGCTGAGCGAGGGCTTCGACTTCGTCATCGGCGTCGATGAGGTGGGACGCGGCGCCCTGGCCGGACCGGTCAGCGTCGGTGTCGCGCTGTTCGACCTGCGGGTCCTCACCAGCGCCGAGGTGCCCGCCGGCATCCATGATTCCAAACAGCTCAGTGCTCGGTCCCGGCAGGACGCCACCGACAGAGTGCGATCATGGGCGGCCGCCGCGGCAGTGGGATCGACGAGCCCGGCCGAACTCGACGAGATCGGCATGACCATGGCGCTCAACCTCGCCGGGCGCAGGGCGTTCCTGTCGATGCTGGAGGAGTGGGCGGGTGTGTTTCCCGCCCGGACGATGATCCTCCTCGACGGCCGCCACGATTGGCTCTCGGCCCCACTCACCCTCGACTGCCTGGGGATATTCGGCGACTGCGCCGATCTCGAACTGCCTCCGGTGCGCACAGTGATCAAGGGCGACGGCTCCGTGCCTGCCATCGCCGCAGCCAGCATCGTGGCGAAAGTGACTCGCGACGAGACGATGGTCGCCCTCGCCGCAGACCATCCGCACTATGGTTGGGAATCAAACGTGGGATACGGAACGGCGACGCACCGACAGGGCATCGTCGACGTCGGTCCCAGCATCCATCACCGCAGGAGCTTCCGCTTGCACGCGGATTCAGAAGGGAGGGCCAGAGATGAGCGCCGATGA
- the lepB gene encoding signal peptidase I, producing the protein MRGLLETVAIIVIALLISTALKTWVVRSFYIPSESMMTTLQVDDRVLVNQLAPRFGPANRGDIVVFDDPDHWLSAADTVEYTPNPILEFIGLAPSDAGNQLIKRVIGVGGDTIECCDAEGRLMVNGEPIDETYLDEGTAPSEVDFKVTVPEGRYWVMGDNRGNSADSRYHMDTEPFVAEEDMVGTVFLINWPFKHFSWVSNPEDVFADVPDSQGITGN; encoded by the coding sequence ATGCGCGGGCTGTTGGAGACCGTGGCGATCATCGTCATCGCCCTGCTCATCTCCACGGCGCTGAAGACGTGGGTCGTCCGCTCGTTCTACATTCCCTCGGAATCCATGATGACCACGCTGCAGGTCGATGACCGGGTCCTGGTCAACCAGCTCGCCCCGCGCTTCGGTCCGGCCAATCGCGGAGATATCGTCGTCTTCGACGATCCCGACCACTGGCTCTCGGCCGCCGACACCGTCGAATACACGCCCAACCCGATCCTCGAGTTCATCGGACTCGCCCCCTCGGACGCGGGAAACCAGCTGATCAAACGCGTCATCGGCGTCGGCGGAGACACCATCGAATGCTGTGACGCCGAGGGGCGTCTGATGGTCAATGGGGAACCGATCGACGAGACCTACCTCGATGAGGGCACGGCGCCGTCCGAGGTCGACTTCAAGGTCACCGTGCCTGAAGGGCGCTACTGGGTGATGGGCGACAACCGGGGCAACTCCGCCGACTCGCGCTACCACATGGACACCGAACCCTTCGTGGCCGAAGAGGACATGGTCGGCACCGTATTCCTCATCAACTGGCCGTTCAAGCACTTCAGCTGGGTGTCGAACCCGGAGGACGTGTTCGCCGACGTCCCCGATTCGCAGGGAATCACCGGGAACTGA
- the lepB gene encoding signal peptidase I, which produces MPNRHEDATFGSRLLYSARFWKTVAAIAVIIVILGGSVRGFVIQRFTIPSASMEPTLKIDDSITVWRPDALRSDIQRGDIVVFDGRGSFVDDALPTPLQKIGSWVGLGPRDVYYVKRVIAVGGDTLQCCDAEGRLLLNGEPLREDYAPTPASAVEFSVEVPADTMWVMGDNRNDSADSRSLLGRPGGGFIPTDRVIGPVIGHGSSID; this is translated from the coding sequence GTGCCGAACAGACATGAAGACGCGACCTTCGGGTCGCGTCTTCTGTATTCGGCACGGTTCTGGAAGACGGTCGCGGCCATCGCCGTGATCATCGTCATCCTCGGCGGGTCCGTGCGCGGATTCGTCATCCAGCGCTTCACCATCCCCAGCGCATCGATGGAGCCGACGCTGAAGATCGACGACTCGATCACCGTATGGCGGCCCGATGCGCTGCGGTCCGACATCCAACGCGGCGACATCGTCGTCTTCGACGGTCGCGGCTCCTTCGTCGACGATGCGCTGCCGACCCCGCTGCAGAAGATCGGCTCCTGGGTCGGTCTCGGCCCCCGCGACGTCTACTACGTCAAACGCGTCATCGCGGTCGGCGGTGACACCCTGCAGTGCTGCGACGCCGAGGGCCGCCTGCTGCTCAACGGCGAACCTCTGCGTGAGGACTATGCCCCCACCCCCGCCTCGGCAGTGGAATTCTCCGTCGAAGTCCCTGCCGACACGATGTGGGTGATGGGCGACAACCGGAACGACTCGGCGGACTCGCGATCACTGCTCGGCCGCCCCGGCGGGGGATTCATCCCCACCGACCGGGTCATCGGACCCGTCATCGGCCACGGCTCCTCGATCGACTGA
- the rplS gene encoding 50S ribosomal protein L19 — MQKLDVVDAASLKSDVPEFRAGDTLNVHVKVIEGSRSRIQVFKGIVIRRQGDGVRETFTVRKISFGVGVERTFPVHSPNVDKIEVLARGDVRRAKLYYLRELRGKAARIREKA, encoded by the coding sequence ATGCAGAAGCTCGATGTTGTAGATGCAGCCTCGCTGAAGTCCGACGTGCCTGAATTCCGCGCCGGCGACACCCTCAACGTTCACGTCAAGGTGATCGAGGGCTCGCGTTCGCGTATCCAGGTGTTCAAGGGCATCGTCATCCGTCGCCAGGGCGACGGAGTCCGCGAGACCTTCACCGTTCGTAAGATCAGCTTCGGCGTCGGAGTGGAGCGTACCTTCCCGGTGCACTCGCCCAACGTCGACAAGATCGAGGTCCTCGCTCGCGGTGATGTCCGCCGTGCGAAGCTCTACTACCTGCGCGAACTGCGCGGCAAGGCTGCTCGCATCCGCGAAAAGGCCTGA
- the trmD gene encoding tRNA (guanosine(37)-N1)-methyltransferase TrmD encodes MTIDVVSIFPEYLAGLQLSLIGKAVDRGQLALNVRDLRDFTFDRHNTVDDSPYGGGAGMVMKAEPWALALEEILASRPGDVQAAQPSGGAQPTDGAQLIAGAKPTGGAKPTLIVPSPAGEVFDQRIAEDLASRQHLVFACGRYEGIDQRVIDWAGEHFELRPMSIGDYVLNGGEVASMVMIEAISRLIPGVIGNPESLTEESHEDGLLEYPIYTKPASWRGRDVPEILLSGNHAAIARWRRDRRLERTAEVRPDLLARLSDLSRDDQAALERFESERGTVTE; translated from the coding sequence ATGACGATCGACGTCGTGTCGATCTTCCCCGAGTACCTCGCCGGGCTGCAGCTCTCGCTCATCGGCAAGGCCGTCGACCGTGGGCAACTCGCCCTCAACGTCCGCGACCTGCGCGATTTCACCTTCGACCGGCACAACACCGTCGACGACTCTCCCTACGGCGGGGGAGCGGGCATGGTCATGAAGGCCGAACCCTGGGCGCTCGCGCTCGAAGAGATCCTCGCCAGCAGGCCAGGGGACGTCCAGGCCGCGCAGCCATCGGGTGGTGCGCAGCCCACGGATGGTGCGCAGCTCATTGCTGGTGCGAAGCCCACGGGTGGTGCGAAGCCCACGCTCATCGTCCCGAGCCCTGCAGGGGAGGTGTTCGACCAGCGCATCGCCGAGGATCTCGCCTCCAGACAGCACCTCGTCTTCGCCTGCGGACGCTACGAAGGCATCGACCAGCGAGTCATCGACTGGGCCGGTGAGCACTTCGAACTGCGCCCCATGAGCATCGGCGACTACGTTCTCAACGGTGGGGAGGTCGCGTCGATGGTGATGATCGAAGCGATCAGTCGGCTCATCCCCGGAGTCATCGGCAATCCTGAGTCTCTGACCGAGGAGAGCCACGAAGACGGTCTGCTCGAATACCCGATCTATACGAAGCCCGCAAGCTGGCGGGGGCGGGACGTGCCGGAGATCCTGCTCAGCGGCAACCATGCCGCGATCGCCCGGTGGCGGCGTGATCGACGGTTGGAGCGAACGGCGGAGGTCAGACCCGATCTGCTCGCCCGTCTCTCCGATCTGAGCCGAGACGATCAGGCCGCTTTGGAACGGTTTGAGTCTGAGCGCGGAACCGTGACAGAATAG
- the rimM gene encoding ribosome maturation factor RimM (Essential for efficient processing of 16S rRNA), which translates to MDTVIARLGKPHGIKGEFTVEVRTDRPEERLTPGTSFATDPDIGTLTLKSARWHRDRLLLTFDEVPDRNRAEEIRNTLILAEADEDEDDDDAWYLDDLIGLQVYENDALVGEIVDVTNGAAQDLLHMKHTAGHVVLIPFVTAIVPDVDIESGRVNVTPPAGLFDAE; encoded by the coding sequence ATGGACACGGTGATCGCCCGCCTGGGCAAGCCGCACGGGATCAAAGGCGAGTTCACCGTCGAGGTGCGCACCGACCGCCCCGAGGAACGGCTCACCCCCGGAACGAGCTTCGCCACCGATCCGGACATCGGAACGCTGACGCTGAAGTCGGCGAGGTGGCACCGCGACCGCCTGCTCCTGACCTTCGACGAAGTCCCCGACCGGAACCGCGCCGAAGAGATCCGCAACACCCTCATCCTCGCCGAGGCGGACGAAGACGAGGACGATGACGACGCCTGGTACCTCGATGACCTCATCGGGCTGCAGGTCTATGAGAACGACGCACTCGTCGGAGAGATCGTCGACGTCACGAACGGCGCCGCCCAGGATCTGCTCCACATGAAGCACACCGCCGGCCACGTCGTGCTCATTCCGTTCGTCACCGCGATCGTGCCCGACGTCGACATCGAGTCCGGCCGCGTCAACGTCACCCCGCCCGCCGGTCTCTTCGACGCCGAATGA